The following proteins come from a genomic window of Dongia rigui:
- a CDS encoding sensor histidine kinase, translating to MTPRPHILYIDDDPGICRLVARELARHDIDTTVAHSGNDGLRLAAESAFEVVGLDHFMPGENGLEILAALTGLPHAPSVIYVTGSEDINIAVAALKSGASDFVVKDLQGSFLALLRKAIGTAVLQAQLRRAKEQAEAEMRAANERLERLTAKQSILLHEMNHRIGNSLQLITSMIRLQASSTQDAHAKDVLRQAAERVIAVAQVHQRLYTSDDIQHVQMRPYLTRLLEDQQLAAQDRGCNLAIDIDDVKLPTDRAISVGVIVTELVINALKYAYPDEGGPIVVKLAPIGDNKLVLSVEDEGVGQTGPAQSAKGTGVGSRIVDAMSRSLGADLQQSGDHGGFRSTLTFPHLLEQRREEAHAQ from the coding sequence ATGACGCCACGACCGCATATTCTCTACATCGATGATGACCCCGGCATCTGCCGGCTGGTGGCCAGAGAGTTGGCGCGCCACGACATCGACACCACCGTCGCCCATAGCGGCAATGACGGATTGCGCCTGGCTGCCGAAAGCGCCTTCGAAGTGGTTGGCCTTGATCATTTCATGCCTGGCGAAAACGGGCTGGAGATCCTTGCTGCGCTCACCGGCCTGCCGCACGCCCCTTCTGTCATTTACGTGACCGGCAGCGAAGATATCAATATCGCCGTCGCGGCACTGAAGTCTGGCGCCAGTGACTTCGTCGTCAAGGATCTTCAGGGATCTTTCCTCGCTCTCTTGCGCAAGGCGATTGGCACGGCGGTGTTGCAGGCCCAGCTGCGCCGCGCCAAGGAGCAGGCCGAAGCGGAAATGCGCGCTGCCAATGAGAGGCTGGAACGACTGACAGCCAAGCAATCGATCCTGCTGCACGAGATGAATCACCGCATCGGTAATTCGCTGCAGTTGATCACGTCAATGATCCGCCTGCAGGCGTCGTCGACACAAGACGCCCACGCCAAAGACGTCTTGCGTCAGGCGGCGGAACGAGTCATCGCAGTGGCCCAGGTGCACCAGCGGCTATACACCTCGGATGACATACAGCACGTTCAGATGCGGCCATATCTTACCAGACTGCTGGAAGATCAGCAGTTGGCGGCACAAGATCGGGGCTGCAATCTGGCGATCGATATCGACGATGTTAAGCTGCCAACAGACCGGGCGATTTCAGTCGGCGTTATCGTCACCGAGCTGGTCATCAACGCACTGAAATACGCCTACCCCGACGAGGGTGGCCCAATCGTGGTCAAGCTGGCGCCCATCGGCGACAACAAACTGGTATTGTCGGTCGAGGATGAGGGTGTCGGCCAGACGGGGCCGGCGCAGTCGGCCAAGGGGACTGGTGTCGGGTCACGCATCGTCGATGCGATGTCGCGCAGCTTGGGCGCTGACCTGCAGCAGAGCGGCGACCATGGCGGGTTCCGCTCGACACTGACATTCCCGCATCTACTGGAGCAACGGCGGGAAGAAGCTCACGCCCAATAA
- a CDS encoding ABC transporter permease: MTRDSRTPYWLMAITGLVFILLYGPIFVPIASSFFALKQGVVDWQQPTASAYVTLVSNEGILIALRNTLVVGGAAVICSLILGIASALYVNSGKSKDRAVLQFIIFLPFLMPPIITGLALLIYFREIDFDRSLVTVIIGHTVFVLALVYRTLLVRLQSLSRSLIEASYDLGASGWQTFRYVLLPNLTSAMIGAGILAFALSFDETMITLLVTGTDNTLPIRLWAMMRLGFTPDINALVAAILAFTTLLCLLAARYLMPKEG; this comes from the coding sequence ATGACCAGGGATTCGAGAACGCCCTATTGGCTGATGGCGATCACGGGGCTGGTCTTCATCCTGCTCTACGGGCCCATCTTCGTTCCCATCGCCTCATCCTTCTTCGCCTTGAAGCAGGGCGTCGTCGATTGGCAGCAGCCGACTGCCTCGGCCTATGTGACGCTAGTTTCTAATGAAGGCATTCTCATTGCCTTGCGCAATACGCTGGTTGTTGGCGGTGCCGCCGTCATCTGCTCGCTGATCCTTGGCATCGCCAGCGCGCTCTATGTGAACAGCGGCAAGTCCAAGGACAGGGCGGTGCTGCAGTTCATCATCTTCCTGCCGTTCCTGATGCCACCCATCATCACTGGTCTGGCCTTGCTGATTTACTTCCGCGAGATCGATTTCGATCGCTCGCTGGTGACCGTCATCATCGGCCATACCGTCTTCGTGCTGGCATTGGTCTACCGGACCCTGTTGGTGCGGCTGCAATCGTTGAGCCGGTCGCTCATCGAAGCATCCTATGATCTCGGGGCGAGCGGCTGGCAGACCTTTCGCTATGTGCTGCTGCCCAATCTCACCTCGGCGATGATCGGCGCCGGGATCCTGGCCTTTGCGCTCTCTTTCGACGAAACGATGATCACGCTGTTGGTGACGGGCACCGACAACACCTTGCCGATCCGACTGTGGGCGATGATGCGCCTGGGCTTCACCCCTGATATCAACGCCTTGGTGGCGGCCATCCTTGCCTTCACCACGCTGCTCTGCCTGCTGGCGGCCCGCTATCTGATGCCCAAAGAGGGCTGA
- a CDS encoding polysaccharide pyruvyl transferase family protein gives MKRLCFGRQPADTRYRYHPGMPFSEGLPRSNSTTFSTMSRNFYLTSNKGNMLIGEGATRIFDYDRNYSCMLSVHVLYDAYKGSKEAMDMLNNNFDALVLPMANEIRPNLNHVSLLKVLEQIKIPVVVLGMGMQNEMEDLSALEPATVDLLRWIDERALVFGVRGTQTETWLKKMGFKNPTALGCPSMMLYPENILNIKAPTRKPEDYRFVTAGYLQKKSVRGKQLAKFFTGQKCSYVFQDEIFLFKEELQGRHFFDDARNQLLQNVFEPLVNEAIGTPAPFDKYFYFDSVDAWRQCYGWHDVFIGDRFHGGVAALQVGLPTAILFKDLRVKELSEFFGVPHTTVDKACTMGIEAFMAEFMSEERINAFLDTYRTRLKNFHRHLTEAGLSMTENYQAMLMAA, from the coding sequence ATGAAGAGACTTTGTTTTGGCCGCCAGCCGGCTGACACCCGCTATCGCTATCACCCGGGCATGCCGTTCTCGGAAGGTCTGCCGCGCTCGAACAGCACGACCTTCAGCACGATGTCGCGGAACTTCTACCTGACGTCGAACAAGGGCAACATGCTCATCGGCGAAGGTGCGACGCGCATTTTCGACTATGATCGCAACTACAGCTGCATGCTGAGCGTGCACGTGCTCTACGACGCCTATAAGGGCTCGAAAGAGGCGATGGACATGCTCAACAACAATTTCGACGCCCTGGTCCTACCCATGGCGAATGAAATCCGCCCCAATCTCAACCACGTCTCGCTGCTCAAGGTTCTGGAGCAGATCAAGATCCCGGTGGTCGTGCTTGGCATGGGCATGCAGAACGAGATGGAAGATCTGTCGGCCCTTGAGCCGGCCACGGTCGATCTTCTGCGCTGGATTGACGAGCGTGCCCTGGTCTTCGGTGTGCGGGGCACGCAGACCGAAACCTGGCTGAAGAAGATGGGCTTCAAGAATCCAACGGCACTGGGCTGCCCCAGCATGATGCTGTACCCAGAGAACATCCTGAACATAAAGGCGCCGACCAGGAAGCCCGAGGATTACCGCTTCGTCACGGCCGGCTACCTGCAGAAGAAATCGGTGCGCGGCAAGCAGCTCGCCAAATTCTTCACCGGGCAGAAATGCTCCTACGTCTTCCAGGACGAGATCTTCCTGTTCAAGGAGGAATTGCAGGGCCGGCATTTCTTCGACGACGCCCGCAACCAGCTGCTGCAGAACGTCTTCGAACCGCTGGTCAACGAGGCCATCGGCACGCCGGCGCCGTTCGACAAGTATTTCTATTTCGACAGCGTCGACGCCTGGCGCCAATGCTATGGCTGGCACGATGTCTTCATCGGCGATCGCTTCCATGGCGGCGTCGCGGCCCTCCAGGTCGGCCTGCCGACGGCGATCCTGTTCAAGGATCTCCGCGTCAAGGAACTCAGCGAGTTCTTCGGTGTGCCGCACACGACGGTCGACAAGGCCTGCACCATGGGTATCGAAGCGTTCATGGCGGAGTTCATGTCGGAGGAGCGCATCAACGCCTTCCTCGACACCTACCGGACGCGCCTGAAAAACTTCCACCGCCATCTCACCGAGGCCGGCCTCTCCATGACGGAGAACTACCAGGCCATGCTGATGGCGGCCTGA
- a CDS encoding DUF3309 family protein: MLGTILLVLLILMLLGALPAWPHSRGWGYAPSGIVVVLLVVLVVALSTGHI, encoded by the coding sequence ATGCTCGGTACAATCCTGCTTGTTCTGTTGATTCTGATGTTGCTCGGCGCTTTGCCTGCCTGGCCGCACAGCCGCGGCTGGGGTTATGCGCCAAGCGGCATCGTCGTCGTGTTGCTGGTGGTGCTGGTCGTGGCGCTGTCGACCGGACATATCTAA
- a CDS encoding response regulator, producing MTTAPVSIVMIEDDEGHARLIEKNIRRAGISNEIIPFAKGADALAFINAKSQSGHPGDDRRILVLLDLNLPDMSGLDILAKVKSNERTKRIPIIVLTTTDDKLEIQKCYELGCSAYVKKPLEYEAFANSVRQLGLFFSIIELPPA from the coding sequence ATGACGACTGCCCCCGTCAGCATCGTGATGATCGAAGATGACGAAGGCCATGCCCGGCTGATCGAAAAGAACATTCGCCGCGCCGGGATATCGAACGAGATCATCCCCTTCGCCAAGGGTGCTGACGCATTGGCCTTCATCAACGCCAAAAGCCAGAGCGGCCATCCCGGCGATGACCGGCGCATCCTGGTCCTGCTTGACCTCAACCTGCCGGACATGAGCGGGCTCGACATCCTGGCCAAGGTCAAGTCGAACGAGCGCACCAAGCGCATCCCGATCATCGTGTTGACGACGACGGACGACAAGCTCGAGATCCAGAAATGCTATGAACTGGGCTGCAGCGCCTATGTGAAGAAGCCGTTGGAATATGAAGCCTTCGCCAATTCGGTGCGCCAGCTCGGCCTGTTCTTCAGCATCATCGAATTGCCGCCGGCATAA
- a CDS encoding sigma-70 family RNA polymerase sigma factor: MKEKFMDTQVTKVPMNVEAMLLDVIPHLRAFARSLTRNRDQADDLTHDAVVRALAAIDQFTPGTNFKAWMFTILRNLYYNECRKRWIKSTPLDEMGGDEPSIGPSQEANLEFNDFRRAFWQLNSDQREVLILVGASGFSYEEAAEVCNCRVGTVKSRVSRARAELKQILEQGNLLGSRGDAAPLHPDGLEEFLGRETVTTPDSIRGAGTQK, from the coding sequence ATGAAAGAGAAGTTTATGGATACGCAGGTGACGAAGGTTCCAATGAACGTCGAAGCCATGCTGCTGGACGTGATCCCGCATTTGCGTGCCTTTGCGCGATCACTGACGCGCAACCGCGATCAGGCCGATGATTTGACCCACGATGCCGTGGTTCGGGCGCTCGCTGCCATCGACCAGTTCACGCCGGGTACCAACTTCAAGGCCTGGATGTTCACAATCCTGCGCAACCTTTACTACAACGAGTGCCGCAAGCGCTGGATCAAGTCGACGCCGCTCGATGAGATGGGTGGCGACGAGCCTTCGATCGGCCCGTCACAAGAAGCCAATTTGGAGTTCAATGACTTCCGTCGTGCATTCTGGCAGCTGAATTCAGATCAGCGCGAAGTCTTGATCCTGGTCGGCGCCAGTGGTTTTTCCTATGAAGAGGCTGCGGAAGTTTGCAACTGCCGTGTCGGCACCGTGAAAAGCCGCGTGTCGCGTGCCCGCGCTGAGCTGAAGCAGATTCTGGAACAGGGCAATCTGCTGGGATCGCGTGGTGACGCAGCGCCGCTGCATCCGGACGGGCTCGAGGAATTTCTTGGCCGGGAAACGGTAACGACGCCGGACAGCATCAGGGGAGCAGGAACACAAAAATGA
- a CDS encoding SGNH/GDSL hydrolase family protein translates to MATTLRTTVIGGSNTVMEPGYLGQMLAAAARQGVTLDIVENLAVGGTTSAYGLFRLKTSDALERSDLLVIEYALNDAFIYGDERRQFRHWSRIYEGILRYALTRNPRLKICTLILGARNGSWLGSVPSIDAGIRYLSDWYGTIVVDISRDLMRRFGRDVVTDPGFYVDQGHYARPVATAMVADLAADGLISGLSTSTAGMTLPPPVDPDHFAEAGTIDVPALFAAAPDAPLVEYHNRRFAFTAIDIARHRLELELSGGKLLGVFHMSAPNMAPLMLARGETGHHCSLLKAGVRDGKFKFLAGMLPCEFLYGADLLQKTASERFTLARAGDDPALKTHIAKDNVASRPGIGSEVLPLIGLLYSGTRRGFSIVTEAPQPHLRRAANSA, encoded by the coding sequence ATGGCGACCACTTTGCGCACGACGGTCATCGGGGGTTCCAACACGGTGATGGAGCCCGGCTATCTCGGCCAGATGCTGGCGGCCGCCGCGCGCCAGGGGGTTACACTTGATATCGTCGAGAACCTGGCCGTGGGTGGCACCACCAGCGCCTACGGCCTGTTTCGCCTGAAGACCAGCGACGCACTTGAGCGGTCGGATCTGCTCGTCATCGAATACGCACTCAACGATGCCTTCATCTATGGCGACGAGCGACGCCAGTTCCGGCATTGGTCGCGCATCTATGAGGGCATTCTGCGCTATGCCTTGACGCGCAACCCGCGCCTCAAGATCTGCACCCTCATCCTGGGGGCGCGCAACGGCTCGTGGCTTGGCAGCGTGCCGTCGATCGATGCCGGCATCCGCTATCTGTCGGATTGGTACGGCACGATCGTGGTCGATATCTCGCGCGATCTGATGCGTCGCTTCGGTCGCGACGTCGTGACCGACCCAGGCTTTTATGTCGACCAAGGGCATTACGCCCGCCCGGTCGCCACCGCGATGGTGGCCGATCTCGCCGCCGATGGCCTGATCTCCGGGTTGTCGACATCCACTGCGGGTATGACCCTGCCGCCGCCGGTCGACCCGGATCACTTCGCCGAGGCTGGCACGATTGACGTGCCCGCGCTGTTCGCCGCCGCGCCGGATGCCCCCCTGGTCGAGTACCACAACCGGCGCTTTGCCTTCACCGCGATCGACATCGCCCGCCACCGGCTGGAACTTGAACTCAGCGGCGGCAAGCTGCTGGGCGTTTTCCACATGAGCGCCCCGAACATGGCGCCGTTGATGCTGGCCCGCGGCGAAACCGGCCATCATTGCTCGTTGCTCAAGGCCGGCGTGCGTGACGGCAAGTTCAAGTTCCTGGCCGGCATGCTGCCCTGCGAGTTCCTCTATGGCGCGGACCTGCTTCAGAAAACGGCGTCAGAGCGCTTCACCCTGGCGCGGGCGGGCGACGACCCAGCGCTCAAGACGCATATCGCCAAGGACAATGTGGCGAGCCGGCCTGGCATCGGCTCCGAAGTCCTGCCCCTGATCGGGCTGCTCTACAGCGGCACCCGGCGCGGTTTCAGCATCGTCACCGAAGCACCACAGCCCCACCTGCGCCGCGCCGCCAATTCCGCCTGA
- a CDS encoding response regulator, which yields MRANSEEIVHNLKYLRRYARALMGSQDSGDLYVRVCLEALLAEPDLLAAGTDVKRGLFRLFHAVANRNIDGGEGAELVDLSVEARLRALPTSERQILLLTSLEGFSTASAAEILDIPVAEAEALLVDAWATVNQQIATSILVIEDEPVIALDIASLVTELGHQVVGVAASQTEAVAIFKKSQPGLILADIDLGAGGSGITAVTDILRMSSVPVIFVTAYPERLLTGERPEPTYLVTKPFEPDTLKVTISQALSFTTAGHAKRIAV from the coding sequence GTGCGGGCAAATTCCGAAGAAATTGTTCATAATCTCAAGTACTTGCGGCGCTACGCACGCGCCTTGATGGGGTCACAGGACTCGGGCGACCTCTATGTCCGCGTCTGCCTGGAAGCGCTGCTGGCCGAACCGGACCTGCTCGCCGCAGGTACTGATGTGAAGCGCGGCTTGTTCCGTCTGTTCCATGCCGTGGCCAATCGCAATATCGACGGTGGCGAGGGCGCCGAACTGGTCGATCTGTCGGTCGAGGCGCGCTTGCGGGCCCTGCCGACGTCTGAGCGCCAGATCCTGCTTCTCACCTCTCTTGAGGGCTTCTCGACGGCTTCTGCCGCCGAAATTCTCGATATTCCGGTCGCCGAGGCTGAGGCCTTGCTGGTCGATGCCTGGGCGACGGTGAACCAGCAGATCGCAACGTCGATCCTGGTCATTGAGGACGAACCCGTCATCGCGCTGGATATCGCCAGCCTGGTCACCGAGCTTGGCCACCAAGTCGTCGGCGTTGCGGCCAGCCAGACCGAAGCCGTCGCCATCTTCAAGAAGAGCCAGCCGGGCCTTATCCTTGCCGATATCGACCTCGGCGCCGGCGGTTCCGGCATCACCGCCGTCACCGATATCCTGCGCATGTCGTCGGTGCCGGTCATCTTCGTGACTGCCTATCCGGAGCGCTTGTTGACGGGCGAGCGGCCGGAGCCGACTTATCTGGTCACCAAGCCGTTTGAGCCCGACACGCTCAAAGTCACCATTTCGCAGGCGCTTTCCTTCACCACTGCCGGTCACGCCAAACGCATTGCGGTCTAA
- a CDS encoding AI-2E family transporter, with the protein MQRDTIPANAPLVVSSESEPEARRANTQAGAVLFLAVIAGLVALYFAQSVVLPVIIAFVLRLLLQPVFKIGLKARLPRSVAAVLTILFLLGVAVLAWIPLSGSAGLWIAKLPDAIATLTERLSLLHEPIDFIQRLVRHAERATNGGSNTVAVQHFDLVGTVIEGLRAITDGLFTTTIILFFLLVAGDKFLRRLVELLPTFRQKRQLIEISQQIEDDISAYLVTISIMNVAVGVMVAIAMYFCGMADPLLWGVLALAVNFVPILGPLVGIGIFLLVGFITFDNWLAVLPAALYLVIHVIEGEIVTPILLAKRFTLNPVGVILSLVFWYWMWGVPGAILAVPMLAMVKIVSDRIEALHPLGHMLED; encoded by the coding sequence ATGCAACGGGACACGATCCCGGCGAATGCGCCCCTGGTCGTATCCAGTGAGAGCGAGCCGGAAGCGCGCCGCGCCAATACCCAGGCGGGGGCTGTTCTGTTTCTGGCGGTCATTGCCGGTCTGGTCGCCCTCTATTTCGCCCAGTCGGTCGTCTTGCCGGTCATCATCGCGTTCGTCCTGCGCCTGCTTTTACAACCAGTCTTCAAGATCGGGCTGAAGGCGCGCCTGCCACGATCGGTTGCGGCAGTGCTCACCATCCTTTTCCTGCTTGGCGTCGCCGTGCTGGCCTGGATACCGTTGAGCGGATCCGCCGGCCTCTGGATAGCCAAACTGCCCGATGCCATCGCAACGCTGACGGAACGCCTCAGCCTGCTGCACGAGCCAATCGACTTCATCCAGCGCCTCGTGCGCCATGCCGAGCGTGCCACCAACGGCGGCAGCAATACGGTGGCCGTCCAGCATTTCGATCTGGTGGGCACTGTCATCGAGGGGCTGCGCGCCATTACCGATGGCCTCTTCACCACCACCATCATCTTGTTTTTCCTGCTGGTTGCCGGCGACAAGTTTTTGCGCCGGCTGGTGGAATTGCTGCCCACTTTCCGCCAGAAGCGGCAGTTGATCGAGATCTCGCAGCAGATCGAAGACGATATCTCGGCCTATCTGGTCACGATCAGCATCATGAATGTCGCGGTTGGCGTGATGGTCGCCATCGCCATGTATTTCTGCGGCATGGCCGATCCGTTGCTGTGGGGCGTCCTGGCATTGGCGGTCAATTTCGTCCCCATCCTAGGGCCATTGGTGGGGATCGGCATTTTTCTGCTGGTCGGCTTCATCACCTTCGACAATTGGCTGGCCGTGCTGCCCGCGGCACTCTATCTCGTCATTCACGTGATCGAGGGAGAGATCGTGACACCGATTCTGCTTGCCAAGCGCTTTACGCTCAACCCCGTCGGCGTCATCCTGTCGCTGGTGTTCTGGTATTGGATGTGGGGCGTGCCCGGCGCAATTCTCGCCGTGCCGATGCTGGCCATGGTCAAGATCGTCAGCGACCGGATCGAGGCGCTGCATCCGCTCGGCCACATGCTGGAAGATTGA
- a CDS encoding sensor histidine kinase, which translates to MPELLQVEVDSAEGAAPRPVSQLLILIGATALVAIIAVVSVLLTLDNRDAGTEMLRGQRVTTDIARLLIFVQRAESSQRGFLLTTNPAYLDLYHDSIKKVGPALETLTESTRNDTELAAEILNLRTLVNAKLGEMEHVLVLSQNGHQDEALGVVKTNAGKSLMDQIRESIAAMWQASTRQTEVRIAAWHRNSNWLLAVQLGAAMLVLSVSTLAVLSGIRHTRGLQQTQRALRHANELLEERVAARTADLQEANEEVQKFAYIISHDLRSPLVNIMGFTAELATIRRETAQMLGIRDEAGLLPRPVAEIDQEFGEALDFIQQSTVKMDRLISAVLKLARSGQRRFHYELIDMNALLGEIAATLKHRTSELDAEIVVEPLPALVTDRLAAEQIFSNLLDNAVKYLDESRLGRIQVRGRAIGRAVIIEIEDNGRGITPEDQARVFDLFRRGGKQDRPGEGIGLAHLRVLIRRLGGKISCRSEFGVGSVFSVLLPQADPSPLAEPQETERTAL; encoded by the coding sequence ATGCCGGAATTGCTGCAAGTGGAGGTTGATTCCGCAGAGGGTGCCGCGCCCAGACCGGTCAGCCAGTTATTGATTCTGATCGGGGCCACGGCCCTTGTTGCGATCATCGCCGTGGTTTCCGTCCTGCTCACGCTCGACAACCGCGACGCCGGCACGGAGATGCTGCGCGGCCAGCGCGTCACAACCGACATTGCCCGCCTGCTGATCTTCGTGCAGCGCGCCGAGAGCAGTCAACGCGGATTCCTGCTCACCACCAACCCAGCCTATCTCGACCTCTATCACGACAGCATCAAGAAGGTGGGACCGGCGCTGGAGACGCTCACCGAAAGTACGCGCAACGATACCGAGCTGGCGGCCGAGATTCTCAATCTGCGCACGCTGGTGAACGCCAAACTGGGTGAGATGGAACACGTGCTTGTCCTTTCCCAGAACGGGCATCAGGACGAAGCCTTGGGCGTGGTCAAGACCAATGCCGGCAAGAGCCTCATGGACCAGATCCGCGAGAGTATCGCCGCAATGTGGCAGGCCTCGACCCGCCAGACGGAAGTGCGCATCGCGGCCTGGCACCGGAATAGCAACTGGCTGCTGGCGGTCCAGTTGGGCGCCGCCATGCTGGTGCTGAGCGTTTCGACCCTGGCCGTCCTCAGCGGCATTCGCCATACCCGCGGCCTGCAGCAGACCCAGCGCGCCTTGCGGCACGCCAATGAATTGCTGGAAGAGCGCGTGGCCGCCCGCACGGCCGATCTTCAGGAAGCCAATGAAGAGGTCCAGAAATTTGCCTATATCATCAGCCACGACCTGCGTTCGCCGCTGGTCAATATCATGGGCTTCACAGCCGAACTCGCCACCATTCGCCGCGAGACCGCGCAGATGCTGGGTATCCGGGACGAAGCGGGTCTGCTGCCCCGTCCGGTGGCCGAGATCGACCAGGAGTTCGGCGAGGCGCTGGACTTCATCCAGCAATCGACCGTCAAGATGGACCGCCTGATCAGCGCCGTACTCAAGCTTGCGCGGTCCGGCCAGCGCCGCTTCCATTATGAGCTCATCGACATGAATGCCCTGCTCGGCGAGATTGCTGCGACGTTGAAGCACCGGACCAGCGAGCTTGACGCGGAAATCGTCGTGGAGCCGCTGCCAGCGCTGGTCACAGACCGCCTCGCCGCCGAGCAAATCTTCAGCAACCTCCTCGACAACGCCGTCAAATATCTCGACGAGAGCCGCCTTGGCCGCATTCAGGTGCGCGGTCGAGCCATCGGTCGCGCGGTCATCATCGAGATCGAGGACAATGGCCGCGGCATCACGCCGGAGGACCAGGCACGGGTTTTCGACCTGTTCCGCCGCGGCGGCAAGCAGGACCGGCCGGGCGAAGGCATTGGCTTGGCCCACCTGCGGGTCCTTATTCGCCGCCTAGGCGGCAAAATCAGTTGCCGATCGGAATTCGGCGTGGGCAGTGTATTCTCCGTTCTCCTGCCGCAGGCGGACCCCAGCCCCCTAGCCGAACCGCAAGAGACAGAAAGGACCGCCCTATGA
- a CDS encoding sensor histidine kinase has translation MIGSWLQPLRHRLILLFLIVLVVPSVFGIGAAVGNFKVQISAAHDATLRFSELASNYESNLLWQSQQIAQNLSRDEDVLAVLRGAQDTPTRGACDVAFARAVQPYPPYGAAVLFDLNGEALCQWDQSKRLINVSGRTWFKNVIATKSPSISGYLVSPILNEPIIAYGAPIFDVNGVLKGVVALAIRLNWLAAVGQEPGLPGMAEVTLLDHRGKVLVNSAGGENQSAHLPSPEDINRITTGGLRQFEATGGDGRRRIFAVNALGNSSLFVLLGIPRASVVDPLLNDLLVQIGILCLVSIAGMMAAILGARFLVTKWTEKLAAAADGMALGRLDTVSELRGAPIEIWQLGENLKSMAIRLEHREADLRESLAQKQLMLREIHHRVKNNLQIVTSLLNLYARLPRSEAFREAFGELQIRINALALVHRHLYESEDLKEIDLAPFMKNLCNMLQDGSGVAARRVSVQLEVPELRMSGDRAVPLALLTTEIVTNSFKHAFPDGRTGLIDIRLDVTADGDASLSIADNGIGPSATAPANPASTMGTTLIAAFAKQLGGKMTVAGPPGTTTVIHFHTLATNRPI, from the coding sequence ATGATCGGATCGTGGCTGCAGCCGTTACGGCACCGCCTCATCCTGTTGTTTCTGATCGTTCTCGTCGTGCCGAGCGTGTTCGGTATCGGCGCTGCCGTCGGCAATTTCAAAGTGCAGATCAGCGCAGCGCATGATGCAACGCTGCGCTTCTCCGAACTTGCATCGAATTATGAAAGCAATTTGCTGTGGCAGTCGCAGCAGATCGCACAGAATCTCTCCCGCGATGAGGATGTTTTGGCCGTCCTACGCGGCGCGCAGGATACCCCAACGCGTGGCGCCTGCGATGTAGCCTTTGCACGTGCCGTCCAGCCCTATCCGCCCTACGGTGCAGCCGTCCTATTCGACCTGAATGGCGAAGCACTGTGTCAGTGGGACCAAAGCAAGCGCCTGATCAATGTTTCCGGGCGCACCTGGTTCAAGAATGTCATCGCTACTAAATCACCCAGTATCAGCGGTTATCTGGTGTCACCGATACTGAATGAGCCGATCATCGCCTACGGTGCGCCGATCTTTGACGTCAATGGCGTTCTCAAAGGTGTCGTCGCCCTTGCGATCCGCCTCAATTGGCTCGCGGCCGTCGGTCAGGAGCCGGGACTTCCCGGCATGGCTGAAGTCACCCTGCTCGATCACCGTGGTAAGGTGCTGGTCAATTCCGCGGGTGGCGAGAACCAAAGCGCACACCTGCCGAGCCCCGAGGACATCAACCGCATCACGACTGGTGGTCTGCGCCAGTTTGAAGCAACGGGCGGAGATGGACGGCGACGCATCTTTGCCGTCAATGCTCTGGGTAATAGCAGCCTGTTCGTTCTGCTCGGCATACCGCGGGCGAGTGTCGTCGATCCGTTGCTCAACGATCTGCTGGTGCAGATCGGCATTCTCTGTCTGGTGTCGATCGCCGGCATGATGGCGGCAATCCTCGGTGCACGCTTCCTGGTCACAAAATGGACCGAAAAACTCGCCGCGGCCGCCGACGGCATGGCACTTGGCCGACTGGACACGGTGTCGGAGCTGCGTGGGGCACCGATCGAGATCTGGCAGCTCGGCGAGAATTTGAAATCCATGGCGATCCGCCTTGAGCATCGCGAAGCCGATCTCAGGGAATCACTCGCCCAGAAGCAGTTGATGCTGCGCGAGATTCACCACCGGGTGAAGAACAACCTGCAGATCGTGACAAGCCTGCTGAACCTCTATGCCCGGCTACCGCGCAGCGAGGCATTTCGCGAAGCCTTTGGGGAGCTGCAGATCCGCATCAACGCGCTGGCCTTGGTTCATCGCCATCTCTATGAAAGCGAAGACCTCAAGGAAATCGATCTTGCGCCTTTCATGAAGAATCTGTGCAACATGTTGCAGGATGGTTCGGGCGTGGCGGCACGGCGCGTCAGTGTTCAGCTGGAGGTGCCGGAATTGCGCATGAGCGGCGATCGCGCCGTCCCCTTGGCGCTTCTGACGACGGAGATCGTCACCAACAGTTTCAAGCATGCCTTCCCGGACGGCCGCACGGGACTGATCGATATCCGTCTCGACGTCACGGCTGATGGCGATGCAAGCTTGTCGATTGCCGACAACGGCATCGGTCCGAGTGCCACCGCTCCAGCGAACCCTGCCTCGACCATGGGCACAACGCTGATCGCCGCCTTTGCCAAGCAGCTGGGCGGAAAAATGACCGTCGCCGGCCCGCCGGGGACAACGACGGTCATCCATTTCCACACGCTTGCAACGAACCGCCCGATCTAG